In Flavivirga abyssicola, the following are encoded in one genomic region:
- a CDS encoding DNA-3-methyladenine glycosylase I, which produces MKTKHKCHWCVGDELYEAYHDEEWGTPVYDDETLFEFLILETFQAGLSWITVLRKRENFRKAFDHFDYKKIANYKQDKIDSLLLDSGIIRNKLKVNATVTNAQAFIKIQEEFGSFSKYIWGFVDGKPIKNSFKTLKDVPANTPLSDTISKDLKKRGFKFVGTTVVYAHMQATGMVNDHEVNCFRYEQV; this is translated from the coding sequence ATGAAAACAAAGCACAAATGCCATTGGTGTGTTGGAGATGAGCTATATGAAGCCTACCATGATGAAGAATGGGGCACCCCTGTTTATGACGATGAAACTCTTTTTGAATTCTTAATTTTAGAAACATTTCAGGCTGGTTTAAGTTGGATTACCGTTTTAAGAAAACGTGAAAATTTCAGAAAAGCATTTGATCATTTTGATTATAAAAAGATCGCCAATTACAAACAAGATAAGATTGATTCGCTTCTACTAGACTCAGGGATTATTAGGAATAAACTAAAAGTAAATGCCACGGTTACCAACGCACAAGCGTTTATAAAAATTCAGGAAGAGTTTGGTAGTTTTAGCAAGTATATTTGGGGCTTTGTAGATGGTAAACCTATAAAAAACAGCTTTAAAACTCTAAAAGACGTTCCTGCTAACACTCCTTTAAGTGACACTATTAGTAAAGATTTGAAAAAGCGAGGATTCAAGTTTGTTGGTACCACAGTTGTTTATGCCCATATGCAGGCTACAGGCATGGTAAATGATCATGAAGTAAATTGTTTTAGGTATGAACAAGTTTAA
- the aat gene encoding leucyl/phenylalanyl-tRNA--protein transferase, with the protein MQYLTEDIWFPEVSEATKDGLLAIGGDLSVERLLRAYKLGIFPWFEVEEPILWWSPDPRFVLFPEKLKVSKSMKQVLRNKNYVVTVNKAFKEVIIACSEIKRDGQANTWITDNMIDAYIKLHELGYAKSVEVWKDDTLVGGLYGVDLNNGVFCGESMFANESNASKVGFITFIQNTHYKLIDCQVYTNHLESLGAEEISRDVFLEYLND; encoded by the coding sequence ATGCAATACCTAACAGAAGATATTTGGTTTCCAGAGGTAAGTGAAGCTACCAAAGATGGTTTATTGGCTATAGGAGGTGATTTATCTGTAGAACGGTTATTGCGTGCCTACAAATTAGGTATTTTCCCTTGGTTTGAAGTGGAAGAACCTATTTTATGGTGGTCACCAGACCCCCGTTTTGTACTTTTTCCTGAGAAGTTAAAAGTTTCAAAAAGCATGAAACAGGTATTGCGCAATAAGAATTATGTAGTTACTGTTAATAAAGCTTTTAAAGAAGTAATTATAGCATGCTCCGAAATAAAGCGCGATGGGCAAGCAAATACATGGATTACAGACAATATGATTGATGCCTATATAAAGCTTCACGAATTAGGTTATGCAAAATCTGTTGAAGTTTGGAAAGATGATACTTTAGTTGGCGGACTTTATGGCGTCGATTTAAACAATGGGGTGTTTTGTGGAGAGAGTATGTTTGCCAACGAGAGTAATGCCAGTAAGGTTGGTTTTATAACGTTTATTCAAAATACTCATTATAAACTAATAGATTGCCAAGTATACACAAATCATTTAGAAAGCTTAGGTGCTGAGGAAATTTCCAGAGATGTTTTTTTAGAATATTTAAATGACTAA
- a CDS encoding DUF3127 domain-containing protein: MEVQGRIKMVGETQTFGSNGFRKREIVVTTEEQYPQHIMVEFVQDKTDLLNSYQVGQQVKISINLRGREWVNPQGETKYFNSIQGWRIEALQADASGENLPPVPPADAFEPAGDLKEDDHDDLPF; the protein is encoded by the coding sequence ATGGAAGTTCAAGGTAGAATTAAAATGGTAGGAGAAACTCAAACTTTTGGGAGTAATGGGTTTAGAAAAAGAGAAATTGTAGTAACAACAGAAGAGCAGTACCCACAACACATTATGGTGGAGTTTGTTCAAGATAAAACAGATTTGTTAAACAGTTATCAAGTAGGACAGCAAGTAAAGATTAGTATTAACTTAAGAGGTAGAGAATGGGTAAATCCACAAGGAGAAACTAAATACTTTAACTCTATTCAAGGATGGAGAATAGAAGCTTTACAAGCTGATGCTTCAGGTGAAAATTTACCACCGGTACCACCAGCAGATGCTTTTGAGCCTGCAGGAGATTTAAAAGAAGACGATCATGATGATCTTCCTTTTTAA
- a CDS encoding flavin reductase family protein, with amino-acid sequence MTSFEPKSLSTSKLHGYLLSAVAPRPIAFASTMDADGNPNLSPFSFFNVFSANPPIMIFSPARRVRDNTTKHTLENVEVTKEVVINVVNYDMVHQMSLSSTEYPEGVNEFDKSGLTMLKSDIVKPFRVAEAPVQFECKVNDVIKLGTEGGAGNLIICEVVKLHIDEDVLDENGAINQQKLDLVARAGGSYYTRAKKGFFEIPKPLSTLGIGVDNFPDHVKNSMVLTGNDLGMLANIEALPTEESVTRFVEDLGARYSNIKTATHRQKHKLARNYLSFGDVESAWKILLS; translated from the coding sequence ATGACATCGTTTGAACCAAAAAGCTTATCTACCAGTAAATTACATGGTTATTTGTTAAGCGCAGTAGCACCAAGACCAATAGCTTTTGCTAGTACTATGGATGCGGATGGGAATCCGAATTTATCGCCATTTAGTTTTTTTAATGTATTTAGTGCGAATCCGCCTATTATGATATTTTCGCCTGCACGGCGTGTTAGAGATAATACGACAAAGCATACGTTGGAAAATGTTGAAGTCACTAAAGAAGTCGTTATTAATGTGGTGAATTACGATATGGTTCATCAAATGTCGTTAAGCAGTACGGAATACCCCGAAGGGGTTAATGAGTTTGATAAATCGGGATTAACCATGTTAAAATCCGATATTGTTAAGCCATTTCGTGTAGCAGAAGCACCTGTACAATTTGAATGCAAAGTGAATGATGTTATTAAGTTAGGAACTGAAGGAGGTGCAGGAAATTTAATTATTTGCGAAGTTGTTAAACTTCATATAGATGAAGATGTGCTTGATGAAAATGGCGCGATAAACCAACAAAAATTGGATTTAGTGGCCAGAGCAGGTGGTAGTTATTATACGCGTGCTAAAAAAGGCTTTTTTGAAATCCCTAAACCGTTGTCAACATTAGGAATTGGAGTTGATAATTTTCCAGATCATGTTAAAAACAGTATGGTTTTAACTGGAAATGATTTAGGTATGTTAGCCAATATAGAAGCATTACCTACAGAAGAAAGTGTGACCCGTTTTGTTGAAGATTTAGGAGCAAGATATTCAAATATTAAAACAGCTACACATAGGCAAAAACATAAATTAGCACGTAATTACCTCAGTTTTGGTGATGTTGAAAGTGCTTGGAAAATATTGTTAAGTTAA
- a CDS encoding sensor histidine kinase, producing MIFTKYGNTFRWIIIVASFVIVSLILWKTYEFFQHFKEEERTKMENWSLAQNEFANSDVNSNMELTLQILNSNKTTPMIVINEDGSLGIHNNIDDKKITDSLYVKKLVLKFEKENNPIPIKIGSSIVSTIYYGNSPLLNKLKYYPLALLLIVVLFGAVIFFFYSSNKNATQNKLWSGMAKETAHQIGTPLSSLIGWTEILKSEHVNPDYIAEIEKDVDRLQTITERFSKIGSLPTLETTDIIKETIDSYDYLKTRSSNLIDFEIITPEGDIPVKLNKQLYSWTIENLVKNAIDAMKGRGKLLVEISQLENNVKVSITDTGIGISKKDFNKIFTPGYTTKKRGWGLGLSLTRRIIEDFHNGKIKVLQSQKEKGTTIQISLKRAPNYV from the coding sequence ATGATTTTTACAAAGTACGGTAACACATTTCGTTGGATTATTATAGTAGCATCTTTTGTTATTGTTTCTCTCATTTTATGGAAAACCTATGAGTTTTTTCAACATTTTAAAGAGGAAGAACGCACCAAAATGGAAAATTGGTCTCTAGCCCAAAATGAATTCGCGAACTCTGATGTTAATTCCAACATGGAGCTTACTCTACAAATCTTAAACAGTAACAAAACAACCCCCATGATTGTTATTAACGAAGATGGGAGCCTAGGAATTCACAATAACATAGACGATAAAAAAATTACTGATTCTTTATATGTCAAAAAACTAGTTTTAAAATTTGAAAAAGAGAACAATCCAATTCCTATAAAAATTGGAAGCAGTATAGTAAGTACCATTTATTATGGGAATTCTCCTTTATTAAACAAGTTAAAATACTATCCGTTAGCGTTATTGCTTATTGTTGTTTTATTTGGTGCCGTTATTTTCTTTTTTTACAGTAGTAATAAGAATGCCACCCAAAACAAGCTATGGTCCGGCATGGCTAAAGAAACAGCACATCAAATTGGAACACCTTTGTCGTCTTTAATTGGTTGGACAGAAATTTTAAAAAGTGAACATGTCAATCCAGATTATATTGCTGAAATTGAAAAAGATGTAGATCGATTACAAACCATTACCGAACGCTTTAGTAAAATAGGGTCCTTACCTACTTTAGAAACAACCGACATTATTAAAGAAACTATTGACTCTTATGACTATTTAAAAACGAGATCTTCTAACCTTATAGACTTTGAAATTATAACCCCAGAAGGAGATATTCCTGTTAAACTCAATAAACAATTATACAGCTGGACGATTGAAAATCTGGTAAAAAATGCTATTGATGCCATGAAAGGTAGAGGTAAGCTTTTGGTTGAAATTTCTCAATTAGAAAATAATGTAAAGGTTAGTATTACTGATACGGGGATAGGAATTTCTAAAAAAGATTTTAATAAGATTTTCACCCCTGGATACACTACAAAAAAACGCGGTTGGGGATTAGGTTTATCCCTCACTAGGCGTATTATTGAAGATTTCCATAATGGTAAAATAAAGGTTTTACAATCTCAAAAAGAAAAAGGAACCACAATACAAATTAGTTTAAAACGTGCCCCAAATTATGTCTGA
- a CDS encoding HIT family protein, giving the protein MASIFTKIVNGEIPCYKVAETDDFLAFLDVNPNSEGHTLCIPKQEVDKIFDLDEATYNGLMSFSRRVALAIEKAVPCERVGMSVIGLEVPHAHVHLIPLHTMEDARFIKKTKLSTEAFQNLAEAIKTQL; this is encoded by the coding sequence ATGGCTTCAATTTTCACAAAAATAGTTAATGGAGAAATTCCTTGTTATAAAGTCGCAGAAACAGATGACTTTTTAGCGTTTTTAGATGTAAATCCAAATAGTGAAGGACATACACTCTGTATTCCTAAACAAGAGGTTGATAAAATTTTTGACTTGGATGAAGCAACTTATAATGGGTTAATGAGTTTTTCAAGACGTGTTGCTTTGGCTATAGAAAAAGCTGTTCCCTGTGAGCGAGTAGGTATGTCTGTTATAGGTTTAGAGGTGCCACATGCACATGTACACTTAATTCCATTGCATACCATGGAAGATGCCCGTTTTATTAAAAAAACAAAACTTTCAACAGAAGCATTCCAAAACTTAGCAGAAGCAATTAAAACTCAATTATAA
- the greA gene encoding transcription elongation factor GreA — translation MSKVSYYTPEGLKKLRDELQQLKDVERVKASKAIAEARDKGDLSENAEYDAAKEAQGMLEMRISKLEDALAGARVIDESQLDNSKVLVLSKVKIKNQTNGMEMNYTLVADGEADLASGKISVNSPIGKGLLGKSVGDVAEIQVPNGVMKFDIIEISR, via the coding sequence ATGAGTAAAGTATCGTACTATACACCTGAAGGGTTAAAAAAATTAAGAGATGAACTACAACAATTAAAAGATGTAGAGCGCGTGAAGGCATCAAAAGCAATTGCAGAAGCCAGAGATAAAGGAGATTTAAGTGAAAATGCTGAATATGATGCTGCTAAAGAAGCACAAGGGATGTTGGAAATGCGTATTTCTAAATTAGAAGATGCATTAGCAGGAGCACGAGTTATTGATGAATCTCAGTTAGATAATTCTAAGGTATTAGTGTTATCTAAAGTTAAAATAAAAAATCAAACTAATGGCATGGAAATGAATTATACATTGGTGGCCGATGGAGAAGCTGATTTAGCTTCGGGTAAAATTTCAGTGAACTCTCCAATTGGAAAAGGTTTACTTGGAAAATCTGTAGGTGATGTTGCTGAAATCCAAGTACCCAATGGTGTTATGAAGTTTGATATTATAGAAATTTCTAGATAA
- a CDS encoding TonB-dependent receptor, with the protein MKSTFKKVFLNSKNDNIFKIKNVFLFFVLLVLSVSVKAQENQKQQDSTKTEKLDEVLLSATRAKDKTPVAFTNITKEKLESINLGQDLPILLDQLPSVVTTSDAGAGVGYTGIRVRGSDATRVNVTINGIPYNDAESQGTFWVNMPDFVSSVEDIQLQRGVGTSTNGSGAFGASLNLKTLNPSAKGYATTTNAVGSFGTRKHNISIGSGLKNNFYAEGRLSNIQSDGYIDRARADLNSYYLEAGFLNKKTAVKAIVFGGKEETYQSWYGTPEAVVNNDRAGIQAFIDRNFPSDAEAQNLLNSGRTYNFYTYDNEVDNYEQTHYQLHISHQFNNHFSANISGNFTRGKGYFEQYKDDEELGDYFPNNVNASDEGDVIRRRWLDNDFYAFVYSLSYKKENLNLYLGGGYNTYKGDHFGEVIWDSFASSIPIRSNYYFSYGDKKDYSTYVKAEYNVTDNLFALLDLQYRTVDYESVGTSSDLLNINVKESYNFFNPKFGLTYTIDNYNSFYGSFAVANREPNRDDLTKNPVRPKSEQLHDFEFGYKLRKENFYATANLYYMNYKDQLVLTGDLDDVGDPIRENVAKSYRAGIELQTGYKVSNQFRIDANATFSQNKIKEFDYVIYDTQYDPNTFESVSYEPIVTQFEDTDISFSPNVIFGSTLTYSPIKNGSIALLSKYVGKQYLDNTSSDEKSMDAYFVNNLNVSYKIQPEWIKEIGINLLINNLFDSEYVSNGYTYSYFYRPVGSSDAAITENFYYPQATINFLLGVTLKF; encoded by the coding sequence ATGAAATCGACTTTTAAAAAGGTATTCTTAAATTCAAAGAATGATAACATCTTTAAAATTAAAAACGTATTTCTTTTTTTTGTACTATTAGTGTTGTCAGTCAGCGTCAAAGCGCAAGAAAATCAAAAACAACAAGATTCTACTAAAACAGAAAAACTAGATGAAGTTCTTCTTTCTGCAACCAGAGCTAAGGATAAAACGCCAGTAGCTTTTACTAACATTACAAAAGAGAAATTAGAATCAATTAATTTAGGTCAGGATTTACCTATTCTATTAGATCAATTACCATCTGTAGTTACTACAAGTGATGCCGGTGCAGGAGTAGGATATACAGGTATTAGAGTACGTGGTAGCGATGCTACCAGAGTAAATGTAACCATTAATGGGATACCCTATAATGATGCAGAAAGTCAAGGGACATTTTGGGTTAATATGCCAGATTTTGTCTCCTCTGTAGAAGATATACAATTGCAACGAGGTGTAGGAACATCAACCAACGGTTCGGGTGCTTTTGGAGCAAGTTTGAATTTAAAAACTTTAAATCCCTCAGCTAAAGGCTATGCCACAACCACCAATGCTGTTGGAAGTTTTGGAACTAGAAAACATAATATAAGCATTGGTTCTGGACTTAAAAATAATTTTTATGCAGAAGGACGATTATCAAATATTCAAAGTGATGGTTATATAGATAGGGCAAGAGCAGATTTAAATTCATACTATTTAGAAGCAGGGTTTTTAAACAAAAAAACAGCCGTAAAAGCTATTGTTTTTGGAGGAAAAGAAGAAACTTACCAATCTTGGTATGGTACACCCGAAGCTGTTGTAAATAATGATAGAGCTGGAATACAAGCATTTATTGATAGAAATTTCCCTTCTGATGCAGAAGCTCAGAATCTATTAAACTCTGGAAGAACTTATAATTTTTATACTTACGATAATGAAGTAGATAATTATGAGCAAACGCATTATCAGTTACATATTTCTCATCAATTTAATAATCATTTTTCTGCAAATATTTCAGGTAATTTTACTAGAGGAAAAGGTTATTTTGAGCAGTATAAAGATGATGAAGAGTTAGGTGATTACTTTCCTAATAATGTAAATGCGTCAGACGAAGGAGATGTTATTAGAAGACGTTGGTTAGATAACGATTTTTATGCATTTGTATATTCCTTAAGTTATAAAAAAGAAAACCTAAACTTGTATTTAGGTGGGGGGTATAACACGTATAAAGGGGATCATTTTGGAGAGGTTATTTGGGATTCGTTTGCGTCTTCAATACCTATTAGAAGTAACTACTATTTTAGCTATGGAGACAAAAAAGATTATAGTACTTATGTTAAAGCGGAATATAATGTAACGGATAACTTATTTGCCTTACTAGATCTTCAATATAGAACGGTGGATTATGAATCTGTTGGAACAAGTTCAGATTTATTAAATATTAATGTAAAGGAATCATATAATTTTTTCAATCCTAAATTTGGATTAACATATACAATAGATAATTATAATAGTTTTTATGGGTCTTTCGCAGTGGCTAATAGAGAACCTAACAGAGATGATTTAACTAAAAACCCTGTACGTCCAAAATCAGAACAACTCCATGATTTTGAGTTTGGTTACAAACTAAGAAAAGAAAACTTTTATGCAACAGCGAATCTCTATTACATGAATTATAAAGACCAGTTAGTTTTAACAGGAGATTTAGATGATGTTGGAGATCCTATAAGAGAAAATGTAGCAAAAAGTTATAGAGCAGGAATAGAATTGCAAACAGGGTATAAAGTATCTAACCAATTTAGAATTGATGCCAATGCGACGTTTAGTCAAAATAAAATAAAAGAATTTGATTATGTGATTTACGATACGCAATATGACCCAAATACATTTGAAAGTGTTTCTTATGAGCCTATAGTAACACAATTTGAAGATACAGATATTTCCTTTTCGCCAAATGTTATATTTGGAAGTACTTTGACCTATTCTCCAATTAAAAATGGAAGTATTGCATTATTGTCTAAATATGTTGGGAAACAATATTTAGATAATACATCCAGTGATGAAAAAAGTATGGATGCCTATTTTGTGAATAATTTAAATGTATCCTACAAGATTCAACCAGAGTGGATTAAAGAAATAGGGATTAATTTATTGATTAATAACTTATTTGATTCTGAGTATGTTTCCAATGGCTATACTTACAGCTATTTTTATAGACCAGTAGGATCTTCTGATGCCGCTATAACGGAGAATTTTTACTATCCGCAGGCAACTATTAACTTCTTGTTAGGGGTGACATTAAAATTTTAA
- the arfB gene encoding alternative ribosome rescue aminoacyl-tRNA hydrolase ArfB encodes MFNKEILIQELSFKAIRSSGSGGQHVNKVSSKIELTFNLIESLAFNEEQKIRLQNKLKQRLTKDGVLILQCDESRSQHKNKELVIKRFLELVRVGLIIPKKRIPTKIPKAVIRKRLKNKRNLSDKKANRRKPDID; translated from the coding sequence ATGTTCAATAAAGAAATCTTAATACAAGAATTAAGTTTTAAAGCAATTAGAAGCTCAGGAAGTGGCGGGCAACATGTCAATAAAGTATCCTCGAAAATTGAATTAACCTTTAATTTAATTGAGTCACTTGCATTTAATGAAGAACAAAAAATACGTCTTCAAAATAAACTAAAACAGCGATTGACTAAAGACGGGGTTTTAATTTTACAATGTGACGAAAGTCGAAGCCAGCATAAAAACAAAGAACTTGTTATAAAACGTTTTCTAGAATTGGTCCGTGTGGGCTTAATTATTCCAAAAAAGCGCATTCCTACTAAAATTCCTAAAGCGGTTATTAGAAAACGACTAAAAAATAAACGTAATCTTTCTGATAAGAAAGCAAATAGAAGGAAACCAGATATTGACTAA
- a CDS encoding DUF4301 family protein, which translates to MFTEKNIQQIQSKGITVDQVNAQVARIKNGMSYSNLVAAATIGEGIESYSEQEKTDFIKLYESKQNALSSLKFVPASGAATRMFKFLFRFIKNFNPSKENIEDYAEKYNDTLIKTFISNLEKFPFYNDVVLKAKEEHSNFDNLSQDEKYLQFVKVMLDKNSLNYSFYPKGLLPFHDYGDTVITAFQEHLFESTLYAVANNKANLHFTVSEKHHPYFSEELNRIKQDLEQKTNTTFNVSFSYQKEATETVALTMEGTIFKNEDDSVLFRPAGHGALLENLNDLNNDFIFIKNVDNIVVSDKNIEVSEYKKLLAGILIKIQEQIFAFLHKLDQAVILEEELLEIALFLSDKIRVPIHADFEDFTLEEKRVYLKGKLNRPIRVCGMVKNEGEPGGGPFWVKDKNGDISLQIVEFAQIDIQNEAQHEIVKNATHFNPTDLVCGVKNYKGEKFNLKEFVDPEAAFITTKTQNGIDIKALELPGLWNGSMAYWNSIFVEVPLSTFNPVKTVNDLLKPAHQA; encoded by the coding sequence ATGTTTACAGAAAAAAATATTCAACAAATACAAAGTAAGGGCATTACTGTAGACCAAGTTAATGCTCAAGTGGCACGCATAAAAAATGGAATGTCCTATTCTAATTTAGTTGCAGCAGCAACAATAGGAGAAGGTATTGAGAGTTATAGCGAGCAAGAGAAAACGGATTTTATTAAATTGTATGAATCAAAACAAAACGCTTTATCCTCTTTAAAATTTGTACCAGCATCTGGAGCAGCAACCAGAATGTTTAAGTTTTTATTTCGGTTTATAAAGAATTTCAATCCTTCAAAAGAAAACATTGAGGATTATGCCGAAAAATATAATGATACATTAATTAAAACGTTTATTTCTAATTTAGAAAAGTTCCCATTTTATAATGATGTTGTATTAAAAGCTAAAGAAGAACATTCAAATTTTGATAATTTATCACAAGATGAAAAATATCTGCAATTTGTAAAAGTCATGTTGGACAAAAATAGTCTTAATTATAGTTTCTATCCTAAAGGTTTGCTCCCTTTTCATGACTATGGAGATACTGTGATAACAGCTTTTCAAGAGCATTTATTTGAGTCAACACTTTATGCCGTAGCAAACAATAAAGCCAATCTTCATTTTACAGTTTCAGAAAAACATCATCCTTATTTTAGTGAAGAGTTAAACCGTATAAAACAAGATCTGGAACAAAAAACGAATACCACTTTTAATGTATCGTTTTCCTATCAAAAAGAAGCAACAGAAACCGTTGCGCTAACAATGGAAGGAACTATTTTTAAAAATGAAGACGATTCGGTTTTATTTAGACCAGCAGGTCATGGTGCTTTGTTAGAAAATTTAAACGATTTGAATAACGATTTTATTTTTATTAAAAATGTTGATAATATTGTCGTTTCCGATAAGAATATTGAGGTTTCTGAATATAAAAAGCTACTTGCAGGCATTCTTATAAAAATTCAAGAACAGATTTTTGCGTTTTTACATAAACTAGACCAAGCTGTTATCTTAGAAGAAGAACTTCTAGAAATAGCACTCTTTTTATCAGATAAGATACGTGTTCCGATTCATGCAGATTTTGAGGATTTTACTTTAGAAGAAAAAAGAGTATATCTAAAGGGAAAATTAAACCGCCCAATTCGTGTGTGTGGTATGGTTAAAAATGAAGGAGAACCAGGAGGTGGGCCTTTTTGGGTAAAAGATAAAAACGGGGATATATCTTTACAGATCGTAGAGTTTGCTCAAATCGATATTCAAAATGAAGCACAGCATGAAATCGTAAAAAACGCTACCCATTTTAATCCAACAGATTTGGTCTGTGGTGTTAAAAACTACAAAGGCGAGAAATTTAACCTTAAAGAATTTGTAGATCCGGAAGCTGCTTTTATAACTACAAAAACTCAAAATGGAATAGACATAAAAGCATTAGAACTTCCTGGATTATGGAATGGCAGTATGGCATATTGGAATTCTATTTTTGTTGAAGTTCCTTTAAGTACTTTTAACCCTGTAAAAACGGTTAACGATTTACTTAAGCCAGCACATCAGGCATAG
- a CDS encoding ATP-binding protein, translating into MEEKYKQQPANCIKVVLFGPECTGKTTLSRQLAKYYNSVYVPEYMREYLQNKWDNEGKVCVQEDLLPIAEGQMKLENELAKETESVLVCDTNLLEIKVYSEAYYSGSCDPLIKKYALENTYDLYFLTYIDTPWEADDLRDKPEDREGMFKAFQNELIKSKKPYALLKGDKNQRLETAIKHINKLLKNN; encoded by the coding sequence ATGGAAGAAAAGTATAAACAACAGCCTGCAAACTGTATAAAAGTTGTTTTATTTGGTCCAGAATGTACTGGAAAAACAACATTGTCAAGACAATTGGCAAAGTATTACAATTCAGTTTATGTGCCAGAATATATGCGTGAATATCTCCAAAATAAATGGGATAATGAAGGTAAAGTATGTGTGCAAGAGGATTTGTTGCCTATAGCAGAAGGGCAAATGAAGCTTGAAAATGAATTGGCAAAAGAAACAGAATCAGTTTTAGTTTGTGATACCAATTTATTAGAAATTAAGGTGTATTCTGAAGCTTATTATTCAGGGAGTTGTGACCCTTTAATTAAAAAATACGCGTTGGAGAATACCTACGATTTGTATTTTTTAACTTATATTGACACCCCTTGGGAAGCGGATGATTTGCGTGATAAACCAGAAGATAGAGAAGGGATGTTTAAAGCTTTTCAAAATGAATTAATAAAAAGTAAAAAACCATATGCATTGCTAAAAGGCGATAAAAATCAACGTCTGGAAACAGCTATTAAACATATAAATAAACTTCTAAAAAATAATTAA
- the pnuC gene encoding nicotinamide riboside transporter PnuC yields the protein MNPIFDFFLNSYRDKEAYIIVLEAIVLVTGIASVWYAKKENILVYPTGLIATIISVYILLKDQLYGDMMMNFYFSIMSVYGWWNWSRTKNNKKVVRISRTNTSEKIIGFVLFVLTMGVTYIVYKSSGIQISISNYIDIFTSGMFFTGMWYMARKKIENWTLWIIADIITVPLYAYRGWGMLSFQYLIFTVLAIQAYILWKKSINNSLQTV from the coding sequence ATGAACCCCATTTTTGATTTTTTTTTAAATTCTTATCGAGATAAAGAAGCATATATTATTGTTTTAGAGGCTATTGTGCTAGTTACGGGAATAGCTAGTGTGTGGTATGCTAAAAAAGAAAATATTTTGGTGTATCCTACAGGCTTAATAGCAACTATAATTTCAGTTTATATTTTATTGAAAGATCAGCTTTATGGAGATATGATGATGAATTTTTATTTTTCTATTATGAGTGTTTATGGTTGGTGGAATTGGTCAAGAACTAAAAATAATAAAAAAGTAGTTCGAATTTCTAGAACTAACACCAGTGAGAAGATTATTGGATTTGTATTATTTGTATTAACAATGGGTGTTACCTATATAGTTTATAAATCTTCAGGTATTCAAATTTCCATATCCAATTATATAGATATTTTTACTTCAGGAATGTTCTTTACTGGGATGTGGTATATGGCAAGAAAGAAAATTGAAAATTGGACACTCTGGATTATCGCAGATATTATTACTGTACCGCTTTATGCATATAGAGGTTGGGGCATGTTGTCTTTTCAATACCTTATTTTTACCGTTTTAGCTATACAAGCTTATATTTTATGGAAGAAAAGTATAAACAACAGCCTGCAAACTGTATAA
- a CDS encoding thiamine-binding protein, translated as MKISVELTITPLQNDFEPTIIHFIKKLRASNLKVMENPLSTQVYGDYDDVMKLLTTEIKEAFELMESGLLYMKVVKSDRHDYEPHF; from the coding sequence ATGAAAATATCAGTAGAATTAACCATAACACCTTTACAGAACGATTTTGAACCTACAATTATTCATTTTATTAAGAAATTGAGGGCTTCAAATCTTAAGGTTATGGAAAATCCATTAAGCACACAGGTTTATGGTGATTATGATGACGTAATGAAATTACTCACTACAGAAATTAAAGAAGCTTTCGAGCTTATGGAAAGTGGCTTATTATATATGAAGGTTGTAAAATCAGATAGACACGATTATGAACCCCATTTTTGA